One segment of Macaca fascicularis isolate 582-1 chromosome 4, T2T-MFA8v1.1 DNA contains the following:
- the LOC102119981 gene encoding histone H2A type 1 translates to MSGRGKQGGKARAKAKTRSSRAGLQFPVGRVHRLLRKGNYAERVGAGAPVYLAAVLEYLTAEILELAGNAARDNKKTRIIPRHLQLAIRNDEELNKLLGKVTIAQGGVLPNIQAVLLPKKTESHHKAKGK, encoded by the coding sequence ATGTCTGGACGTGGCAAGCAGGGAGGCAAGGCTCGCGCTAAGGCTAAGACTCGCTCCTCTAGGGCTGGGCTCCAGTTCCCCGTGGGCCGAGTGCACCGCCTGCTTCGCAAAGGCAATTATGCCGAGAGGGTTGGGGCCGGCGCGCCGGTGTATCTGGCAGCGGTGCTGGAGTACCTGACAGCGGAGATCCTGGAACTGGCGGGCAATGCGGCCCGCGACAACAAGAAGACTCGCATCATCCCCCGTCATCTCCAACTGGCCATCCGCAACGACGAGGAACTCAACAAGCTGCTGGGCAAAGTCACCATCGCACAGGGCGGTGTCCTGCCCAACATCCAGGCAGTGCTGCTGCCCAAAAAGACTGAGAGCCACCACAAGGCGAAGGGCAAGTAA
- the LOC102116507 gene encoding histone H2B type 1-J: MPEPAKSAPAPKKGSKKAVTKAQKKDGKKRKRSRKESYSIYVYKVLKQVHPDTGISSKAMGIMNSFVNDIFERIAGEASRLAHYNKRSTITSREIQTAVRLLLPGELAKHAVSEGTKAVTKYTSAK; this comes from the coding sequence ATGCCAGAGCCCGCGAAGTCCGCTCCCGCCCCGAAAAAGGGCTCCAAGAAGGCGGTGACTAAGGCGCAGAAGAAAGACGGCAAAAAGCGCAAGCGCAGCCGCAAGGAGAGTTATTCCATCTATGTGTACAAGGTGTTGAAGCAGGTCCATCCTGACACCGGCATTTCGTCCAAGGCCATGGGCATCATGAATTCGTTTGTGAACGACATTTTCGAGCGCATTGCTGGTGAGGCTTCCCGCCTGGCGCATTACAACAAGCGCTCGACCATCACCTCCAGGGAGATCCAGACGGCTGTGCGCCTGCTGCTGCCCGGGGAGTTGGCCAAGCACGCCGTGTCCGAGGGCACCAAGGCCGTCACCAAGTACACCAGCGCTAAGTAA